One window of the Bubalus kerabau isolate K-KA32 ecotype Philippines breed swamp buffalo chromosome 9, PCC_UOA_SB_1v2, whole genome shotgun sequence genome contains the following:
- the SFT2D1 gene encoding vesicle transport protein SFT2A, with translation MEKLRRVLSGQDDEEQGLTAQVLDASTLSFNTRLKWFAICFVSGIFFSILGTGLLWLPGGIKLFAVFYTFGNIAALASTCFLMGPVKQLKKMFETTRLLATVIMLLCFVLTLCAALWWHKKGLAVLFCILQFLSMTWYSLSYIPYARDAVIKCCSSLLS, from the exons ATGGAGAAGCTGCGGCGGGTCCTAAGCGGCCAGGACGACGAGGAGCAGGGCCTGACCGCGCAG GTCCTTGATGCCTCGACGCTCAGTTTCAACACCaggctgaagtggtttgccatatgCTTCGTCAGTGGCATCTTCTTCTCCATCCTT GGAACTGGATTGCTGTGGCTCCCTGGAGGCATAAAGCTTTTTGCAGTGTTTTACACCTTTGGAAATATTGCTGCGTTGGCCAG TACATGCTTTTTAATGGGACCTGTGAAACAACTGAAGAAAATGTTTGAAACAACGAGATTGCTTGCAACAGTTATTATGCTT CTGTGTTTCGTGCTCACCCTGTGCGCTGCCCTTTGG TGGCATAAGAAGGGGCTGGCCGTACTATTCTGCATATTGCAGTTCCTGTCGATGACCTG GTACAGTCTGTCGTACATCCCGTATGCAAG ggatGCAGTAATTAAGTGCTGTTCTTCTCTTCTGAGCTGA
- the PRR18 gene encoding proline-rich protein 18 produces MPFPPAPPPPPTPAPGVPAARPPPRKPGAPRKAAAPACAPPGPSPPAAAAEKKRRPPERPPGPLSSSWPSATLKRPPARRAPGPASPRAPAPCASRPAGSGDGPAGTAASGARTAASGAGPDAALRFSLSLTPEAVLVIQRRHLERQLLARPRRAPPADAGRPPAPCPRAAGLGRRLAPPPPPVPVPGPRPADLRSLLKVSLLNERHKYDDVEYEEEAVAADEGLVRKCTEWLRGVESAAAARDRAGPLDALPHLSSL; encoded by the coding sequence ATGCCGTTcccgcccgcgccgccgccgccgcccaccCCGGCCCCGGGGGTCCCCGCCGCGCGCCCGCCGCCCCGGAAGCCCGGCGCCCCGCGCAAGGCGGCGGCGCCCGCCTGCGCCCCGCCCGGACCCTCGCCGCCCGCCGCGGCCGCCGAGAAGAAGAGGAGGCCTCCCGAGCGGCCCCCGGGGCCGCTGTCCAGCTCCTGGCCCTCCGCCACTCTGAAGCGGCCGCCGGCCCGCCGCGCCCCCGGCCCGGCCTCCCCGCGCGCCCCGGCCCCGTGCGCGTCACGGCCGGCAGGTTCCGGCGACGGCCCCGCGGGGACCGCGGCCTCAGGGGCGCGGACCGCCGCCTCGGGCGCCGGGCCCGACGCCGCCCTGCGCTTCTCGCTGAGCCTCACGCCCGAGGCCGTGCTGGTCATCCAGCGGCGCCACCTGGAGAGGCAGCTGCTGGCTCGGCCCCGGCGGGCGCCCCCAGCCGACGCCGGGCGCccgcccgccccctgcccccgggCCGCGGGCCTCGGCCGCCGTctggccccgccgccgccgcccgtcCCCGTCCCCGGCCCGCGGCCCGCCGACCTGCGCTCGCTGCTCAAGGTGTCGCTGCTCAACGAGCGGCACAAATACGACGACGTGGAGTACGAGGAGGAGGCCGTGGCCGCCGACGAGGGCCTGGTGCGCAAGTGCACCGAGTGGCTGCGCGGCGTGGAGTCGGCGGCCGCCGCGCGCGACCGGGCGGGGCCCCTGGACGCGCTGCCGCACCTGAGCTCGCTGTGA